The following proteins are co-located in the Shouchella hunanensis genome:
- the rbfA gene encoding 30S ribosome-binding factor RbfA — protein sequence MANNRAERVGEQMKKELSDILLREIKDPRVKFVTITGVDVTGDLQQATAFITVLGNEEEQKATLAGLEKAKGFIRSEIGKRIRLRKTPELSFSIDESIQYGNRIESLLREVKSENESQ from the coding sequence ATGGCGAACAATCGTGCTGAACGAGTTGGCGAACAAATGAAGAAAGAACTTAGCGACATTCTTCTACGTGAAATTAAAGATCCACGGGTAAAATTTGTGACCATTACAGGTGTGGATGTAACCGGAGATCTTCAACAAGCAACGGCGTTTATTACCGTTCTTGGGAACGAAGAAGAACAAAAAGCGACTCTCGCTGGTTTAGAAAAGGCAAAAGGATTCATTCGTTCCGAGATCGGAAAAAGAATTCGTCTTCGAAAAACCCCGGAGCTAAGTTTCTCAATTGATGAGTCAATTCAATACGGTAATCGAATTGAGTCGCTTTTACGAGAAGTGAAAAGCGAAAACGAAAGTCAGTAA
- a CDS encoding DUF503 domain-containing protein, translating into MHVAVVRCECFIFMAQSLKDKRSVVKSIVTRMRQRLNVSVAETDHQNVWQRAELTIAAVGSSRQSVETELQKALDLLDRHGEAERTLTDWEWV; encoded by the coding sequence ATGCACGTTGCGGTTGTCCGTTGTGAATGCTTTATCTTTATGGCGCAGTCTTTAAAGGATAAACGATCTGTTGTTAAAAGCATTGTAACGAGAATGCGGCAACGATTAAATGTTAGTGTAGCTGAAACTGACCACCAAAATGTATGGCAGCGAGCAGAGCTAACTATCGCTGCAGTCGGTTCATCTAGACAAAGCGTCGAAACAGAACTACAAAAAGCGCTCGATCTTCTTGATCGACATGGTGAGGCAGAGCGTACTTTAACCGACTGGGAATGGGTTTAA
- the rimP gene encoding ribosome maturation factor RimP, with protein MSKIVSSKVEQLVLPIVDDLQLELVEVEYKKEGPNWFLRVYIDSDKGVDLDDCEKVSEKLSEQLDEADPIKEAYFLEVSSPGAERPLKKKADVEKAVGKGVYITTYEPLNGEKTFEGTLKAFEDDQLTVDTKVKTRTVTYTIPYDKIANIRLSILF; from the coding sequence TTGAGTAAAATTGTCTCTAGTAAAGTGGAACAATTGGTCCTTCCAATTGTAGACGACTTACAGCTTGAATTAGTAGAAGTAGAATACAAAAAAGAAGGGCCGAACTGGTTTTTACGCGTTTATATTGATTCAGATAAAGGCGTTGATCTAGATGACTGCGAAAAGGTCAGCGAAAAGCTTAGTGAACAGCTAGACGAAGCGGATCCTATTAAAGAAGCTTATTTTCTTGAAGTATCTTCACCAGGGGCAGAGCGTCCATTAAAGAAAAAAGCAGACGTGGAGAAAGCGGTTGGAAAAGGCGTTTACATCACAACATACGAACCTTTAAATGGCGAAAAAACGTTTGAAGGTACGCTGAAAGCTTTTGAAGATGATCAGCTTACAGTTGATACAAAAGTGAAAACACGTACTGTGACGTATACTATTCCATACGATAAAATTGCGAATATCCGTTTATCGATTCTGTTCTAG
- the rnpM gene encoding RNase P modulator RnpM, protein MKQRKIPLRKCIVTNEMKPKGELIRIVRTPEGTVELDPTGKKNGRGAYLSHDEDVFELAKKRNSLTRHLQVNVTAEVYDQLLTDLKKVKKK, encoded by the coding sequence ATGAAGCAACGAAAAATACCGCTTAGAAAATGTATCGTCACAAACGAAATGAAGCCTAAAGGTGAACTGATTCGAATTGTCCGAACACCTGAAGGAACTGTAGAGCTAGACCCGACTGGTAAAAAGAACGGTCGAGGAGCCTACTTATCACACGATGAAGATGTATTTGAGCTGGCGAAAAAAAGAAATAGTTTGACACGACACTTACAAGTGAACGTAACGGCTGAAGTGTATGATCAGCTTTTAACTGACTTAAAGAAGGTTAAAAAGAAATGA
- the nusA gene encoding transcription termination factor NusA produces the protein MNSEFMEALTTLEADKGIKKEVIIEAIEAALISGYKRNFGQAQNVRVDVNRTNGSIRVFARKVVVEEVFDKRLEISEEEAQGINQNFEVDDVVEIEVTPKDFGRIAAQTAKQVVTQRVREAERGIIYSDFIDREEDIMNGIVQRQDHRFIYVDLGKVEALLPLTEQMPNEVYRHNDRIKAYITKVEKTTKGPQILISRTHPGLLKRLFELEVPEIYDGTVEIKSVSREAGDRSKIAVHSENPEVDSVGACVGQRGQRVQTIVDELKGEKIDIVEWSEDPVVYIANALSPAKVMRVNVNEEEKMTQVIVPDYQLSLAIGKRGQNARLAAKLTGWKIDIKNETEARELGLLDAEETLDEDLLEQELD, from the coding sequence ATGAATAGCGAATTTATGGAAGCTTTAACAACCCTTGAAGCTGACAAAGGGATTAAAAAGGAAGTCATCATAGAAGCGATTGAAGCAGCACTTATTTCTGGTTATAAACGGAATTTCGGGCAAGCACAAAACGTTCGCGTTGATGTGAACCGTACGAACGGAAGCATCCGCGTGTTTGCACGTAAAGTCGTTGTCGAAGAAGTGTTTGATAAAAGACTAGAAATTTCAGAGGAAGAAGCACAAGGGATTAATCAAAACTTTGAAGTAGACGACGTTGTCGAAATCGAAGTCACGCCGAAAGACTTTGGCCGAATTGCAGCCCAAACGGCAAAGCAAGTTGTAACGCAGCGTGTGCGTGAAGCAGAGCGTGGCATTATTTATTCAGACTTTATTGATCGTGAAGAAGACATTATGAATGGAATTGTGCAAAGGCAAGATCACCGCTTTATTTATGTTGATCTCGGTAAAGTAGAAGCACTATTACCATTAACAGAACAAATGCCAAACGAAGTATACCGCCATAATGATCGTATTAAGGCTTATATTACGAAAGTCGAAAAAACAACAAAAGGACCACAAATTTTAATTTCCCGTACTCATCCTGGTTTATTAAAGCGATTATTTGAACTAGAAGTACCGGAAATTTACGACGGAACCGTTGAAATTAAATCCGTATCACGAGAAGCTGGTGATCGTTCAAAGATTGCTGTTCATTCTGAAAACCCTGAAGTCGATTCTGTTGGTGCATGTGTTGGACAAAGAGGCCAACGTGTTCAAACCATTGTGGACGAACTTAAAGGGGAAAAAATTGATATTGTTGAATGGTCTGAAGATCCAGTTGTTTACATCGCAAACGCTCTAAGCCCAGCGAAAGTTATGCGTGTGAATGTAAACGAAGAGGAGAAAATGACTCAAGTCATCGTACCTGATTATCAGCTTTCTCTAGCAATCGGAAAACGTGGTCAAAATGCGCGTTTAGCAGCCAAATTAACCGGTTGGAAAATCGATATCAAAAACGAAACAGAAGCTAGAGAGTTAGGACTACTTGACGCTGAGGAAACCCTAGATGAAGATCTTCTTGAACAAGAGCTAGATTAA
- a CDS encoding YlxQ family RNA-binding protein produces MNPNQHYLSLLGLCMRAGELVTGEELTLEAVRKKNVALVLLASDASENTAKKVRDKCSYYHVPLFAVSDRYELGSAIGKEARVVIGIRSKGFAKKIAALLNQ; encoded by the coding sequence ATGAACCCTAACCAACACTATTTATCATTACTCGGGCTTTGTATGCGTGCAGGGGAGCTTGTAACAGGAGAAGAATTAACGTTAGAAGCAGTCCGCAAAAAGAATGTAGCGCTTGTATTACTAGCTAGTGATGCAAGTGAAAATACAGCAAAAAAAGTGCGAGATAAATGTAGCTATTATCATGTTCCCCTTTTTGCCGTTAGTGATCGTTACGAACTCGGTTCTGCAATAGGGAAAGAAGCACGTGTTGTAATAGGCATACGAAGTAAAGGGTTTGCTAAGAAAATTGCTGCATTACTGAACCAATAA
- a CDS encoding PolC-type DNA polymerase III, translating into MNNEMGSREERLRLLLEQLQVPTDGHTYFENGYIKKLAITRETKSWHFYIHLQTVLPADLAQLFRSKLEVTFKEIAKATCTFTYDHNEMTVDAWNNYWPIIMSEFSLLSPPLASALQKQTPDMSKGTLALVAQNDAEGQAMKRKLVEPFKQICTRYGLPTIPLHISVEESKEAYDEFVRKRQEEDHSKVVEAMLEKKRQEEEMTKQVSAANLSMGYPIKDDPIPLEAIVDEERRITVQGYVFAAETRELRSGRTLLTFKITDYTDSILVKMFSRDKEDIPILQAVKKGMWMKVRGGIQNDTFVRDLVMIANDFNQITPKSRIDTAEEKRVELHTHSTMSQMDGMASVGQYVEQAAKWGHSAVAITDHGVVQAFPEAYNASKKHGIKVIFGMEANIVDDGVPIAYNSDHRKLLDEEYVVFDVETTGLSAVYNTVIELAAVKIKNGEIVDTFESFADPKEPLSSTIIDLTGITDDMLQGAPDPLDVLKQFKEFAGNGTIVAHNASFDIGFLNVGYKKMGFTEVKNPVIDTLELGRFLYPELKNHRLNTLCKKFDIELVSHHRAIYDTQATAYLLWKMVKDAAEKEIMFHDELNNHMGQGNFHRQRPFHATIHVTSQEGLKNLYRLVTMSHVNYYFRTPRIPRSELSKHREGLFIGSACDKGEVFEGMMQKSADEVENIARFYDFLEIQPPGNYRHLIERELIKDEQALQEIIGKIISLGEQLNIPVVATGNVHYVNENDAIYRKILIASQGGANPLNRQALPLVHFRTTDEMMAEFAFLGEEKAHDLVVTNSNRIANEVGEVHPIPDELYAPKIEGADDEMREMSYGRARAIYGNPLPEIVEARLEKELNSIIGHGFAVIYLISQKLVKKSLDDGYLVGSRGSVGSSFVATMTEITEVNPLPPHYVCPNCQHSHFFDDGSVASGYDLPDANCPECGSAYQKDGQDIPFETFLGFKGDKVPDIDLNFSGEYQPRAHAYTKDLFGEEYVYRAGTIGTVAEKTAYGFVKGYQGDHDLLMRGAEIDRLVSGCTGVKRTTGQHPGGIIVVPDYKDIHDFSPIQYPADDKNSEWKTTHFDFHSIHDNLLKLDILGHDDPTAIRMLQDLSGIDPKTIPTDDPDVMKIFASPDILGVTEEQIMCKTGTLGIPEFGTRFVRQMLEETKPSTFSELLQISGLSHGTDVWLGNANELIYNGTCELKDVIGCRDDIMVYLIYKGLESSLAFKIMEFVRKGKGLQPEWVEEMKKHDVPDWYIDSCTKIKYMFPKAHAAAYVLMAVRIAYFKVHHPILYYATYFTVRADDFEMDVMIKGSSSIRAKIDEINAKGLDAAPKEKAVLTVLELSLEMCERGFGFQKVDLYKSSATEFIVDGDTLLPPFNSLNGVGTNAALNIVKARENGHFLSKEDLQQRAKLTKTVVENLSDHGCLHDLPESNQLSLF; encoded by the coding sequence GTGAACAATGAGATGGGATCAAGAGAAGAACGCCTTCGTTTATTACTCGAACAATTACAAGTCCCGACAGATGGACATACCTATTTCGAAAACGGCTATATAAAAAAATTGGCGATCACGCGAGAGACGAAATCGTGGCATTTTTATATTCATTTGCAAACGGTACTTCCAGCTGATTTAGCTCAACTGTTTAGATCGAAATTAGAAGTAACGTTTAAAGAAATTGCTAAAGCAACTTGTACATTTACGTACGATCATAACGAGATGACAGTAGACGCTTGGAACAACTACTGGCCAATCATTATGAGTGAGTTTTCGCTATTGTCACCACCTCTTGCATCTGCACTACAAAAGCAAACGCCAGATATGAGCAAAGGCACACTGGCACTTGTTGCACAAAATGATGCAGAGGGTCAAGCAATGAAGCGGAAGCTCGTTGAACCGTTCAAACAAATTTGTACTCGTTATGGTTTGCCGACGATTCCATTGCACATATCGGTGGAAGAATCAAAAGAAGCGTATGATGAATTTGTACGAAAGCGCCAAGAAGAAGATCATTCTAAAGTCGTGGAAGCAATGCTTGAGAAAAAACGTCAAGAGGAAGAGATGACGAAACAAGTTTCGGCTGCGAATTTATCAATGGGCTATCCAATTAAAGATGACCCTATTCCTCTTGAAGCGATTGTGGATGAAGAGCGAAGAATTACGGTTCAAGGATATGTGTTTGCTGCAGAGACCCGAGAGCTAAGAAGTGGTCGAACGCTGTTAACGTTTAAAATTACAGATTACACCGATTCGATATTAGTAAAAATGTTTTCACGTGATAAAGAAGATATTCCGATTTTACAAGCAGTGAAAAAAGGCATGTGGATGAAGGTCCGTGGAGGTATCCAAAACGATACATTCGTTCGCGATCTTGTGATGATTGCGAATGATTTTAATCAAATAACGCCTAAATCTCGTATTGATACAGCAGAAGAAAAGCGAGTCGAACTGCATACTCATTCAACGATGAGCCAAATGGATGGAATGGCATCGGTTGGTCAATATGTGGAACAAGCAGCGAAATGGGGACATAGTGCGGTAGCGATTACGGATCATGGTGTTGTACAAGCCTTTCCTGAAGCCTATAACGCTAGTAAAAAGCACGGAATAAAAGTTATTTTTGGAATGGAAGCCAATATTGTTGATGACGGCGTACCTATTGCCTACAATTCAGATCATCGTAAGCTATTGGATGAAGAATATGTTGTATTCGACGTAGAGACAACAGGTTTGTCTGCTGTATACAATACGGTTATTGAGCTGGCGGCAGTCAAAATTAAAAATGGAGAAATTGTTGATACATTTGAATCGTTTGCTGACCCTAAAGAGCCACTATCGTCAACGATCATTGACTTAACAGGGATAACTGATGACATGCTTCAAGGCGCTCCTGACCCGTTAGACGTACTCAAGCAATTCAAAGAATTTGCAGGAAACGGAACGATTGTTGCCCATAATGCGAGCTTTGATATCGGCTTCTTAAATGTGGGATATAAGAAGATGGGCTTTACAGAAGTGAAAAATCCAGTCATTGATACATTGGAACTGGGTCGTTTTCTTTACCCTGAATTAAAAAATCATCGGTTAAATACATTATGTAAGAAATTCGATATTGAATTAGTCAGCCATCACCGAGCTATATACGATACTCAAGCAACAGCCTATTTATTATGGAAAATGGTAAAAGATGCAGCGGAAAAAGAGATTATGTTTCATGATGAACTGAATAATCATATGGGGCAAGGCAATTTTCATCGACAGCGCCCTTTTCACGCAACCATTCATGTAACGTCTCAAGAAGGATTAAAAAATCTTTACCGACTTGTCACGATGTCTCACGTCAATTATTATTTCCGTACACCAAGAATTCCGCGTTCTGAATTAAGCAAGCATCGAGAAGGTTTGTTTATCGGATCAGCATGTGATAAAGGCGAAGTATTTGAAGGAATGATGCAGAAATCAGCCGACGAAGTTGAAAACATCGCACGATTCTATGATTTCCTAGAGATTCAACCACCGGGTAATTACCGCCACCTTATTGAACGAGAACTGATTAAAGATGAACAGGCTCTTCAAGAAATTATCGGTAAAATTATTTCGTTGGGAGAACAGCTCAACATACCTGTTGTAGCAACGGGCAACGTTCATTACGTTAACGAAAATGACGCAATCTATCGTAAAATTTTAATTGCTTCTCAAGGTGGAGCGAACCCATTAAATCGTCAAGCACTTCCACTTGTTCATTTCCGGACAACAGATGAAATGATGGCTGAGTTTGCATTTCTTGGAGAAGAAAAAGCTCACGACCTCGTTGTGACAAATTCGAATCGTATTGCAAACGAAGTTGGAGAGGTTCACCCTATTCCGGACGAATTATACGCACCAAAAATTGAAGGTGCAGATGATGAAATGCGCGAAATGAGCTATGGAAGAGCAAGAGCTATATACGGAAATCCGCTTCCTGAAATTGTTGAGGCACGACTAGAAAAAGAACTTAACAGTATTATTGGACACGGCTTCGCAGTTATTTATTTAATTTCACAGAAGCTTGTTAAAAAATCACTTGATGATGGCTATCTGGTAGGTTCCCGTGGTTCCGTTGGTTCTTCATTTGTCGCAACCATGACGGAAATTACTGAAGTCAACCCTCTACCGCCACACTATGTTTGCCCGAACTGCCAGCACTCGCATTTTTTCGATGATGGTTCTGTTGCGTCTGGGTATGATTTGCCAGATGCAAACTGTCCTGAATGCGGATCGGCTTATCAAAAAGATGGTCAAGATATCCCGTTTGAAACGTTTCTAGGCTTCAAAGGAGATAAAGTACCCGATATTGATTTGAACTTTTCTGGTGAGTATCAGCCGAGAGCCCATGCGTATACGAAAGACTTGTTTGGTGAGGAATATGTCTATCGAGCTGGAACAATCGGTACGGTTGCCGAAAAGACTGCGTACGGTTTTGTGAAAGGCTATCAAGGTGATCACGATTTGTTAATGAGAGGAGCAGAAATTGACCGGCTCGTTTCAGGTTGTACCGGTGTTAAACGAACGACTGGACAACATCCAGGCGGAATTATCGTTGTGCCGGATTATAAAGACATTCACGATTTTTCACCTATACAATATCCAGCAGACGACAAAAACTCAGAGTGGAAAACCACTCATTTTGATTTCCATTCAATTCACGACAATCTTCTGAAACTCGATATTCTTGGACACGATGATCCAACGGCAATTCGAATGCTTCAAGATTTAAGTGGTATTGATCCAAAGACGATTCCAACGGATGACCCAGACGTTATGAAAATATTTGCCTCTCCAGACATTTTAGGCGTAACAGAAGAGCAGATTATGTGTAAGACGGGAACTTTAGGCATTCCTGAATTTGGAACACGTTTCGTTCGTCAAATGCTCGAAGAAACAAAGCCGAGCACATTCTCTGAACTTCTGCAAATTTCTGGGTTATCCCACGGTACGGATGTATGGCTTGGTAACGCGAATGAATTGATTTATAATGGTACGTGTGAATTGAAAGACGTTATTGGGTGTCGTGATGATATTATGGTCTATTTAATATACAAAGGGCTAGAGTCGTCATTGGCATTTAAAATTATGGAATTTGTTCGTAAAGGAAAAGGACTTCAGCCTGAATGGGTTGAAGAAATGAAAAAGCATGATGTGCCAGATTGGTACATTGATTCCTGTACGAAAATAAAATATATGTTCCCTAAAGCCCATGCAGCGGCATACGTATTAATGGCCGTACGAATTGCATATTTCAAAGTGCATCATCCTATCCTTTATTATGCTACGTATTTTACGGTACGAGCAGATGATTTTGAGATGGACGTGATGATAAAAGGATCAAGTTCGATTCGTGCTAAAATCGATGAAATTAATGCAAAAGGCTTAGACGCTGCGCCAAAAGAGAAAGCTGTCCTAACAGTACTTGAACTTTCTCTTGAGATGTGTGAACGCGGCTTTGGTTTCCAAAAAGTCGATCTTTATAAATCGTCAGCAACCGAATTCATTGTGGATGGCGATACGTTACTTCCGCCGTTTAATTCATTAAACGGAGTTGGTACAAACGCGGCGCTTAATATTGTGAAAGCAAGAGAAAATGGTCACTTTTTGTCAAAAGAGGATCTACAGCAACGAGCGAAGTTGACAAAAACAGTTGTCGAGAATTTATCTGATCACGGATGTTTACACGATCTTCCTGAATCAAATCAGCTATCACTATTTTAA
- the infB gene encoding translation initiation factor IF-2, giving the protein MSKMRIHEYAKANNVQSKQLIEKLKAMGETVSNHMSTVEEETLKKANQQVQASGGNGDQKSMNKKTDDRPNDKKPAGQEQRGAQKQGNATQGGNRGPNNRTQGNRPGGGGNRTQGRPGNNNRRNQGRGKKRGGPQNRPNHQQMPLPEKIMISGSLSVSELAAKLHREASELIKKLMKLGVMATINQELDKDTIELLAADYGVAVEEEVFVDELDIELYDSEDKEEELQERPPVVTIMGHVDHGKTTLLDSIRNTKVTAGEAGGITQHIGAYQIEQNNKKITFLDTPGHAAFTTMRARGAQVTDIAIIVVAADDGVMPQTKEAISHAKAAEVPIIIAVNKMDKETANPDRVMQELTEYELVPEAWGGDTIFVNVSALNGDGIDELIEMILLVSEVEELKANPDKLATGTVVEAQLDKGRGPVATLLVQSGTLNVGDAVVVGSTFGRVRALVNDLGRRVKTVGPSAPVEITGLNEVPQAGDRFQAFKDEKKARQVGEGLMARYREQNLSETSKVSLDDLFNQIQQGDIKDINVIIKADVQGSVEAMKGSLEKIDVAGVKVNIIHTGAGAITESDIILASASNAIVIGFNVRPDVNAKRVAEAENVDIRLHRVIYNAIDEIEQAMKGALDPEFEEKVIGQVEVRTTFKVSKIGTIAGSYVTEGKITRNSAVRLIRDGIVVYEGELNALKRFKDDAKEVAAGYECGITLEKFNDIKEGDIIEAYVMEEVKR; this is encoded by the coding sequence ATGTCAAAAATGCGAATTCATGAATACGCAAAAGCAAATAATGTTCAAAGCAAACAATTAATCGAAAAGCTAAAAGCGATGGGTGAAACTGTGTCAAACCATATGTCGACTGTGGAAGAGGAGACATTAAAGAAAGCCAACCAACAAGTACAGGCTTCTGGAGGAAATGGAGATCAAAAAAGTATGAACAAAAAAACAGATGATCGACCGAACGATAAGAAACCAGCAGGCCAAGAACAACGAGGCGCGCAAAAGCAAGGCAATGCGACTCAAGGTGGAAACCGTGGTCCAAATAACCGCACTCAAGGGAATCGTCCTGGTGGTGGCGGAAACCGCACTCAAGGAAGACCTGGAAATAACAACCGACGCAATCAAGGTCGTGGGAAGAAGCGTGGCGGACCACAAAACCGTCCAAATCACCAACAAATGCCTTTACCTGAAAAAATTATGATTTCAGGTAGCTTAAGCGTAAGTGAACTTGCAGCGAAACTCCACCGTGAAGCATCTGAATTGATTAAAAAACTAATGAAGCTTGGTGTAATGGCGACGATTAATCAAGAACTCGATAAAGATACAATCGAGCTACTTGCTGCTGATTACGGCGTAGCAGTTGAAGAAGAAGTATTTGTAGATGAGCTTGATATTGAGCTTTATGATAGCGAAGATAAAGAAGAAGAATTGCAAGAGCGCCCGCCAGTCGTAACGATTATGGGTCACGTCGACCACGGGAAAACAACGTTGCTTGACTCTATTCGTAACACAAAAGTAACAGCAGGTGAGGCTGGCGGTATTACGCAGCACATCGGAGCGTATCAAATTGAGCAAAACAATAAAAAGATTACATTCTTAGATACACCTGGACACGCTGCATTTACGACGATGCGTGCACGTGGTGCGCAAGTAACGGATATCGCTATTATTGTTGTAGCAGCTGATGACGGTGTCATGCCTCAAACAAAAGAAGCGATTAGCCATGCGAAAGCGGCAGAAGTGCCAATTATTATCGCTGTCAACAAAATGGATAAAGAAACTGCCAATCCAGACCGTGTTATGCAAGAATTAACAGAGTATGAACTTGTTCCTGAAGCGTGGGGCGGGGATACTATTTTTGTTAACGTATCCGCATTAAATGGAGACGGCATTGACGAGCTGATTGAAATGATTCTACTTGTTTCTGAGGTAGAAGAGCTAAAAGCAAATCCTGATAAGCTTGCTACAGGTACTGTTGTAGAAGCACAGCTTGACAAAGGTCGTGGCCCTGTTGCAACACTTCTTGTTCAAAGTGGTACGTTAAACGTTGGAGATGCGGTTGTTGTGGGTAGCACATTCGGTCGTGTCCGAGCATTGGTAAATGATCTTGGTCGCCGTGTGAAAACGGTTGGTCCGTCTGCACCAGTTGAAATAACGGGCTTAAATGAAGTTCCACAAGCAGGCGATCGTTTCCAAGCCTTTAAAGACGAGAAGAAAGCGCGCCAAGTTGGTGAAGGCTTAATGGCTCGTTACCGTGAGCAAAACTTGTCTGAAACATCCAAAGTTAGCTTAGATGATCTCTTTAATCAAATCCAGCAAGGGGATATTAAAGATATTAACGTCATTATTAAAGCGGATGTTCAAGGTTCGGTTGAAGCAATGAAAGGATCACTGGAAAAAATTGATGTCGCTGGTGTAAAAGTAAATATTATTCACACAGGTGCTGGCGCCATTACAGAGTCCGATATTATTTTAGCTTCTGCATCAAATGCTATTGTCATTGGATTTAATGTTCGTCCAGATGTGAATGCGAAGCGTGTAGCTGAAGCTGAAAATGTAGATATTCGTCTACACCGTGTTATCTATAACGCAATAGATGAAATTGAGCAAGCGATGAAAGGCGCACTTGATCCTGAGTTTGAAGAAAAAGTCATTGGTCAGGTAGAGGTTCGTACAACGTTCAAAGTATCGAAAATCGGTACAATTGCAGGTTCGTACGTAACCGAAGGAAAAATCACGCGTAACTCAGCTGTTCGCTTAATCCGTGACGGAATTGTTGTCTATGAAGGTGAACTGAACGCATTAAAACGTTTTAAAGATGATGCGAAAGAGGTTGCTGCAGGGTACGAGTGTGGTATTACTCTTGAGAAGTTTAACGACATTAAAGAAGGCGACATTATTGAAGCCTATGTGATGGAAGAAGTTAAGCGCTAA